The window TGGTGGTCAGCAGCTACACGCATCCCGAATACGCGGTGTCGATGGGCGCCACGTTCTCGCTGATGAAGAGCCACGCGATGCTGCTGCGCGGCACCGAAGGCGAAGTGGTGGCCGATCCGCGCCGCCTGCCGCAGATGACCGGCTTCCTGGCCGGCGAGTCCACCGTGCTGCAGGAAGCCCAGGCCGGCCCCCTGGCCGCCGTGCCGGAACTGCCGAAGGACATCGACGCCGACACCACCGCGCGCTACATCCAGGACGTGCTGGCCGGCCGCAAACCGGTGCCCACGCCCATTGCCCGGCAGGTGGCGCTGCTGCTGCGCCTCACGAAACAGATCACCGCCCTCGAGGCCCAAACCGCATGAACGGCATGAACACACCTCCCGATGCATCCACCGCCAGCCTCGTCGCCGCAGCCGACAGGGCCTTTCCGAACGCACGGCCCTCCGGCAGCGCCAGCGGCCGCTGCACCCTGGTTGGCGCCGGCCCGGGCGATCCGGAACTGCTGACGATCAAGGCCCTGCGTGCGATCCAGGCCGCCACCGTGCTGCTGGTCGACGACCTGGTGAACGAGGACATCGTCAGCTTCGCCTCACCCACCGCACGCATCGTGCACGTGGGCAAACGCGGCGGTTGCAAATCCACGCCGCAGGCCTTCATCGAAAAACTCATGGTGATGGCCGCGCGCGAAGGCGAAACCGTGGTGCGGCTCAAGGGCGGCGACCCGTTCATCTTCGGCCGCGGCGGCGAAGAGGTGGAACACCTGCGCGCGGCCGGCATCGAGGTGGACGTGGTCAACGGCATCACCTCGGGCCTGGCGGCCGTGACCTCGGTCGGCGTGCCGCTGACACACCGCGAGCACGCCCACGGCGTGGTGTTCGTCACCGGCCACGCCAAGCCTGGCGACACCGGCACCGACTGGCGCGCGCTCGCCGCCACGGCCCACAGTGCCAAGCTGACGCTGGTGATCTACATGGGCGTGAGCGGCGTGCGGCACATCCAGGACGAGTTGTTGACCGGGCTGCCGGCCAGCACGCCCGTGGCCGTGGTGCAGAACGCCACGCTGGCCACCCAGCGCCAGGCGCTGACCAGCCTGGGCTCGCTCTGCGAGACCATCGCGCGCGAACGGCTGGGCAGCCCGTCGATCATGATCATCGGCGACGTGGTATGCGGCATGCAGGCCGTGCAGCAGCCCGAAACTGCCGCCGGAAGCGATCTGCGCGCGCAACGCAGCGCCTGAGCCGGGATCAGCCCGCGGCAGCGGTGTCCGCAGGCTTGCCTGCGGTTGTTGGCGCCGGCGTGTCGTCGTGCGGATCGACGACTTTTTCAGGCTCGGGCCGCTTCGGCCGCACGAAGGCCTTGCGGCCCAGATGCAGCGCCAGCAGGCCGAACGGCATGCGAATCCAGTGGGACCGCACATACAGCGCGAAACGGGCGGGCCAGGTGCCCAGGCTGCTGGTGCTGGCATGCGCCGGCCGCAAGGCGCGCGTGTAACAAGCATCCATCAGCGCCGCCACCCCGAATGCGGGCCGGCCCACGGTCGCCGCCTGCAGCACGGCTTCGGGCACCGGGGTTTCGAGCAGCAGCGTGGTGTAGCGCAACGCGTAATACAGCGGGCGCTGCAGGCCGAGGTGCAGTGCCCGGGGCACCAGGCCTTCCCAGAAACCGGGCGTGGCGCCGAAATGGCGCAGCAGGCTGTCCAGGTCGAACAGGTCGCGCAGGCCGTTGTCGAGTTCGCCCTCGTGGAACAGGTGGGTGGCACTGTGCAGCAACATGTCCCAGGGCTGCAGCACGTCGACGTGCGCCGCGCCCGGCAGCGGCACGATGCCTTCGAACAGCGCCGGCGTGTTGACCTGGATGCGCGCCGTCTCGGGCAGGATCGCATGGTGCACGTCGAGCGAGGTGCCGCGGCGGATGTGCGTCAGCGGCGGAATCTCGTGCATCCACTGGCGGTAATAGCGCTGGTCGTACTCGTCCTGTTTCGCGCTCTGCCAGCCGTGCGCCATGAGCCAACTCTCCACGTCGGCCAACTTGGTCTTGGGCACAATGATGTCGATGTCGGAGAAGGTCCGCCCCGCA of the Rhodoferax koreense genome contains:
- a CDS encoding nucleotidyltransferase domain-containing protein; this encodes MSQPRRPIQRDLILRALLAPASVTGLSPLEWDLLIRQGRRANLLARLAYRLGDAGLIDAVPPRPRLHLLADKLLSDRQIVSVQWEVECLRRELADAKVRTVLLKGAAYVMAGLPAAAGRTFSDIDIIVPKTKLADVESWLMAHGWQSAKQDEYDQRYYRQWMHEIPPLTHIRRGTSLDVHHAILPETARIQVNTPALFEGIVPLPGAAHVDVLQPWDMLLHSATHLFHEGELDNGLRDLFDLDSLLRHFGATPGFWEGLVPRALHLGLQRPLYYALRYTTLLLETPVPEAVLQAATVGRPAFGVAALMDACYTRALRPAHASTSSLGTWPARFALYVRSHWIRMPFGLLALHLGRKAFVRPKRPEPEKVVDPHDDTPAPTTAGKPADTAAAG
- the cobA gene encoding uroporphyrinogen-III C-methyltransferase, which codes for MNTPPDASTASLVAAADRAFPNARPSGSASGRCTLVGAGPGDPELLTIKALRAIQAATVLLVDDLVNEDIVSFASPTARIVHVGKRGGCKSTPQAFIEKLMVMAAREGETVVRLKGGDPFIFGRGGEEVEHLRAAGIEVDVVNGITSGLAAVTSVGVPLTHREHAHGVVFVTGHAKPGDTGTDWRALAATAHSAKLTLVIYMGVSGVRHIQDELLTGLPASTPVAVVQNATLATQRQALTSLGSLCETIARERLGSPSIMIIGDVVCGMQAVQQPETAAGSDLRAQRSA